The stretch of DNA atggggtcgctgagggtcagacacgactgagcgacttcactttcacttttcactttcatgcattagagaaggaaatggcaacccactccagtattcttgcctggagaatcccagggacaggggagcctggtgggctgccgtctatggggtcgcacagagttggacacgactgaagtgacttagcagtagcagcagcagtagagtatAAGGGGGAATTACCAAGAAGAAGCTGAGATAAAGGCAAGGACTGGATTGTGAAGGGCTTTGTTTACTATGCCAAGATGTATGACCTCTATTCTGACGACCTGCTCTCCCTTTCActatcttttggttttgtttgctcAGATAATCAGCAACGTTACAGTCCTGAATTTCCTCCGGACTCTAGGGTATCTTCACACTAAAGAAGAACTGCTGGAATCAGAGCTTGATGTTTTGAAGTCCCTGAACTTCCAAATCAATCTGCCTACTCCCCTGGCATATGTGGAGATGCTCCTGGAGGTTTTAGGTACTTAACTGTGTTGGGCATGTGAGTTGGAGTCTTCCATAAGAAGGCAGAACTTCCATAGAAGTTCCTagggggacatccctggtggtccagtggttaagactcacgcctccactgcaggtggcacaggttagatccctggtcagggaagtaagatcctgcatgcctcacgggtggccaaaaaaaaaaaaaaaaaataaaaaaaggaatgtgtTAAAGGGTTTGGGGGCAGTGGGCAGAACCTGCCAGTGAGGAACAGCAGTTTTCAGTAGTTTCCTCTAGTACTTGTCAGGGAAAGAAACACCAGTCTCCGCACCTGGATTCTATTTGGACTCATTAGCCACTCTCTTATTGTAAGATCAAAGAGTTGATTTTATAGAGGCATGAGATAAGAGGGGAACAAGCAAATAGGTTCCAATTATATATGTATCTCGTAGATGAAGTTTTCTCTACTTCTccctttgtcctttaaaatcGACCTCCAGCTAGAGGTTTCTTATAGTAGAACTTAGCAACCAGGAAGCACACTAGCAGCTCCGAAGCTTTGTTTCGCATGACAACTGTGATTACAATCAGACACACATAATGCTCTTTACCATGCGCATACTCCATCTAGGATACAATGGCTGTTTGGTCCCAGCCACACAGCTGCATGCAACCTGCCTGATTCTACTTGACCTAGTCTATCTTCTGCATGAACCTGTATATGAAAGCCTGCTGAGGGCTTCAATTGAGAACTCCACACCCAGTCAGCTGCAAGGGTAAGGCAACTCCTTTACTGTAGGCTCCTTCCAGAAACAGGGAGTCAGTAACATATCACGAGAACCTGGGAAATGGAATTTACCTAGCAAGGCACCTAGGCCACAGATAACCTGCACGGGTTACCTTGTTCTAATCTACATCTAATATGTTGTTTGGATGGATGACTGAGTCCAATCAGCAAAACCCTAGAggcttttacttttaaatttaaatgacttcAAGTAATTAACATACTTTCATTCCTAATTCTTCTTTTATAGCTGCTTATAATTTCAGATTACTGAACTGCTTTTATAGTCACCTAGGAAAAAAAGCCAGTCACAGGGTTGCAACTTGGACAAAGTGTTTGATTACTGTAAAGTCAGGCTGGTAAAAAGCCTCACAGTTACATTTGGTAGGGAGACAGATGGAACAACAAAAGGTCCATAAACCATTCAGCCAGAAGGCTCATGTTTTCATCTCAGTTGAGTTGGGGGAAGTTGGAAGAGGGAATCAATTAGATATTACTTGACCATTTCTTTCCATGTATAAAATTTCCCATGATCAACATAAACAACTCAGAGTTGAAGTCCTGTAGCCCTAGGATTTGGAAGATTGAGTGTCACTCTAGCTCCAAAATTAATGTGGTTTTAATCACTCAGGGAAAAGTTTGTTTCAGTGAAGGAAGACTTCATGCTGTTGGCAGTAGGAATCATTGCAGCAAGTGCTTTCATCCAAAACCATGAGTGCTGGAGCCAGGTATGCATCACTGAGCAGGACCAGCATGGTCAGAATTCATTTAATAGAAAGCATTCTCCCATTAGTTAGGGGAAAACAGACAAGCTATAAAAGGTAACTGCCAAGACCTAGGATTAGGATGAATAAGCAGGACTTGGGAGAGAAAACTAGGATAGGACTGAAAAATGTTCTCCACTTTCCCCCTTGTGAAATTGGAAATGAAGGCTCAATTTCAGCTTGTTCGCTTCCCATTATGATAATCCACTACCATGTTAAAGCCCATTAAGTGTATCCTCCCAAACAGAAAATGTCAAGACTCAAATATCCCTCTCATATTTCACAAAACTTTTCTCAGCAGAGGGAAATGTCTAGCAGAAACTTTCCATGCTAACACTATCAGGGCAAAGGTATCCTAGCTTAACATGGCCACTGGCAAACACTGGGATCTGGATTCTCTGTGTaagttcagagaaatgaaaaaacttACATTTGGCTTGAGAGAAAAGCCCCAGCAATGTGTCTATTTGTGCACTAACATGTGTTTATGTAGTAATAAGaaatctgtctctatttctgaaGGTCATGGGGCATTTGCAGAGCATCACTGGCATTGCCTTGGAGAGCATTGCTGAGTTCTCTTATGCAATCCTAACTCACAGCGTGGGAGCCAGCACTCCAGGTCAACAGCAGCCTGTTCCTCCCCACCTGGTGGCCCGACCTCCAAGGTCTGCGCTTCCTTCAACACATGAGGCAGGCGGAATCTGCCAAATATAAACAGCCTTCTGTCACTGCACCCATCCCTCCCTTTGTTTACTTTCATACTCAGGGTACAAAAGTTCCAAGCATCTTCTGAGTTGTCTTTTGTAATCCAACTTCACGCTTATTTTTCTGCATCAGAGAAAGAATTAAGATGAATAACCATGTCCCTTTTGTCATATCACACTGAAAATGTCAAAGAGctgggagaagacagaggatcagtgaaattagtttatttttgtttaacaagatatttattctttttattttattcattttattaagacAGAACCTCAGACATGGAAATTAGTATTAACCAGGGACTCAAATACTGAGACCATATGGGTAACCCTGACTGAACATCAAGGATGTTGACTTTATTTCCCCTTAAAATTAGTTTAACATCTCTGTTCTGTTACAGAGAGCTACACAAATAGGGCCTTCTCTACAGCTGTCTATTTTTCcattagtctttttaaaaactaacaccTACCTCTACACATATTTCAACAGACTTTCCACATACCTGCACTTGAACTCAATTCTCCCAGAATACAAAGTACTCTATTTTAGTTAAAGAAAAACCCAACAGTGCACCTCTGGGCAGTTATCAGACTGCAGTTGATCttttattacaaataattaaATCTCTCCACCAAGGTCTCAAACAGTATCAAACACCATTTCATATCTCTTAACACAGAGTAGAGCAGGCATTCAGTACTAGAACCAAGTAAGAAGTGTTAAATTTCAAGCTTCTGATCACATCACATGGTGACCAAAGCTTGTGTCATTTTCTCATGTTATCCAACTGTGCATCTCACACTTCTTGTCCTCTCAGTGGAGAGACAAGTTTCTAGTTCATGTTCTAAGTGCAGGAAGTTGAGAGAGACAAACTCCAGTGAAAACACATCAATCTCAATtcaactcagttaaaaaaaaaagcaaacttaaattatttgttttgagGGGACAAAGGGAAAGGAAGGCATGGGGTTAAGAGTCAAAACTGTGACAAAGACCAGATGCTATACATGGCATGTTGTAGTTCTGGAAACtgttatatgatattttaaaataaagtggcttttgtggattttttttcttttttggtattgtAAACATATGCTGTTTAATAGTACCCGAatttaacactttctttttctgcaaacaaaacaaaattgaaagcctTTAAGGCAAACgaactaaggaaaaaagaaagtcatttgTTATAAAACTGTGAGGATACCCAAGCAAGACCCCACTTAAGATTCGTCAGCATGAACTTGAGAGCTTTCGTCCACTGTTCCTCCGAGTTAAACTGAGTTTTGATGGAATAGGAACCACCACTGCCTCCTGTGTCTTCAATTTTGCCTTTCTCCACATCCATCCTGCAGGTGAACACAGCAGAACTCATTAGTAACTGAGATCCAAGTTAAGTCAGTTCAGGCAAATAGGCAGGGACTTGATCAAGGGACCATTCACGTCATTTTATCTATTAAAGAACTCTTGGCAAGCAACGGTAGTGTATTTTGGATTTGCTTGAAAGCCCAAAATCAAGAAGGCTGTCACAAGAGCCTCATTGTCATTGCAGAGTACAGGGACAGGACACACACCCAAATGGATGAGAAGCCTGGAGCAGAGGGTAAGTGAGGGTGACAGCACTCTGCACTGTTTTCCTAGGCATCCCTCCCtcttggggagggaagggaggcagaagaaaagaaatgctttGTTTTGGGGTGATGGAAGCAGCTCAGCCTTACTCTCTTAAGTAAGGTGCCCATCTATCTCTGGGCTCCTGCAAAATTTGATCAAAGGAAGCATTCCTGTATCTTTCCAAGGGCATAAGGGAAAACCTCCCTGAAATTGGAGAGCAGGCTTGAGCTTTGCACCAAGAAAATCCCCCACACCATTGAAGTCAGCATTTTTTCCAGGGATCAGGTGGTCACACTGTCTTGCTTACAGTGTTGGATCCATCCTGCCCATCAGCGTCATGGGATTTTACTCCGTTTTCAGCTTTCCCACCATGTGTACTGGTTTTGCTTCCATTCTTACTGTCCCTTCCATTCTGCTCACTTTGGTCCTACTTTAGATTCATTCAGCACTGGGGAATACTGACCTGTAAGGAAGGCAAAAACGTGTCTCGCCTTTCTCAACTTCTTCTTTGAACTGCTGCACACAGTCCAGGAAAGCCACCATTGCATGGTCAAACTTGTTGTCCCAGAAAAACCGAAGCCCCCCTGAACAGTACAACGGCAGCTCCTGCCCGAGAAGAGAGAACTAGCTGTACATGTGGCCCAAACACTGGCTTCAACAGGCTGCTCCCAATCCAATCCATCTCTCTAACAGGTTCTGTCTGGATTCCACTGGCAACAGTAACCTTGGGCAAATACCATGCACCCAGAACTGTTTCACCATCACCGAAATGTATTAAACATGTGCATGGTGATGCCTTTCTCATCCTGGCACACACCTTCTCCTTGGATCTGCCCACATCCCTTCTCAACAAACTGTAGAAGTATAATTTTCTCAACAGACCCCAAAGAGCTAATCCTGAACTGGACAAGCCACTGAAGAAGACACTGGCTCATCATAAGATATCTCAGTCTAAGAATGAAATTATGCTATTATCAAAAGTAAACTATTTTGTTACGAGGTACAATAATTCTATACTATAGGTGAAAAATGGAACTTCCTAGAGTACCTTAGATTTGTCTGTCAGAGACTCCAGATATGAATGGTTTCCATAGGGAACAAGTCGATACCtaaaatggagatgcagacagagatgAATACAGGACTCTACCTAAAGAGATTACTAGGGTCTTATAACCCAGTGATTTTTGGTCTTCAGCtacccaaagaaagtgaaagtattagtcactcagttgtgtccaactctttgcgactccatggactgggacctaccaggctcctctgtccatggaattctccaggcaagaatattggagtgggctgccacttccttctctaggagatcttctcgacccagggactgaacttgggtctcctgcattgcaggcagattctttactgtctgagccaccatggaagcccaagctACCCAAGGACCTCTTTTATTATTTCCACTTCTCTCTAACCTCCCCATGGGGCCTCCatgtttaaaaagttttgtttgggacttccctggtggtccagtggctaagactccatgctcccaatgcagggggaccagattggatccctggtcaaggaactaaatcccacaggctgcaattaagacctggtgcagttaaataaataaacaaacaaacacaaataagtattttaaaaaagagaaggaaaaaaaaccctacaTTTATTGTATAATTATCTGAGGGTCTTTTATGGATGAATGTATGTTCTGGTTTAGATTTAGAAACAGAAATCTGGAGATTTTTTAGGTTCTGGAGACAGGAAGTTGAGGACCACTGCTATAGTCATGTAGTTCATGGACTGCTCAATCAGTGGAAAAGGCCTGTGGTGAGGAGAAAACCAGAAGCACACAGTCTCCATAGACAGAATACTCCCTGCTTGCTGGGAGCAAGGGCTCTTGCGTAGTCAACAGAAGTAACAGGTAGGATACACAGATTATATCAAAGATACACCACACTCAAGAAAGGACCACCTTTTTTACCTCTGAAATTTCAGACCCATCTTATTGGCCAGGGCGTGGAGCAGCAACACTGTCTGGCCCCAAGCAGCATTAATCTCATTCCATTCCACAGGAACACTGGGCAGCCGACCCAGTCTGAAGTTATTGATTGTACCAAACTGTCCACTATGCCTACAGAAGAAGGGCAGGGAAAAATACAGAGAGAACTTAAAACTTGGCGAATTCTGATATTTCCTGTTCTCACCTAAAACCTGGCATAAATCTCTCTCCTTATCTTCATATTCACATATCCAAGCCCTACCTGGTACTTTAAATACATGCCTAAAGCGTGAGTCATCATCTTTCTCCCTGCTGCTCAGACATCAAAGTAGAAACCTGGGGGTCATCCCTGAATGCTCTCTCTCAGCTCCCTTTTCCCCAAAACCACCAAGCTCTGCTGGTTCTACCTCCTAAACCTCTTGAATCTGTCCACTTCTCTTCAGACTCAATACCATGGCTCTCTTTGTGTTTAGAATCCCCTGGACAAATTTCCTAACCAACAGCCTTGCCCTCTCCCCCAAGTCATTTCTCACATTGCAGGTAAAGCCATCATTTACAAATACAGCTGTACTGTGTCACTTTCCTGCCCAAAGCGCTTCAGTGGCTCCCACTGCCTTTCGGATAAAGTCCAAATCCCTTAACGAGGCTTCTAAGATCCTTAAGGAATTGGTAGTGCTCCAGTTTCACACCCTGTCCTTCTCTGCTTTATACTCCATCTCCAGTCACAATAAGCTCCTTTCAGTCCAGAAGGTTCAGTGGGAGATTATCACTTCcactttcctctgcctctttacACAGGATGTTCTCTCTGCCGAGAACAACCCTCCTCCTCTGCAGACTTAGACTCCACGTCTCAGCTTAAACATCCACTTCCTCTGGGGGAAACGTTCATGCAGCCTCCTCAAATCAGGTGAAGTGCCCTTATGTGTTCCCACAGCACCCTGGGTTCACCAGGACCACGCTGAGGTGCAAGTGCCTGTTACCCAgccatctccccctcccccacaagaCTGTAGCAACCAGGAGGCAGAATGAATATTGCTTGCTGCTGCCCACCCAGTGCTGAGCAGTGTCGACCACATAGAAGATGCTCAACAGATACCAGCTGAAATGgataaaatgtcaaataaatgagtaaacaaataACTCCGGGAGAGGGGGATGAGAAATCAGCAGCAGGCAGAGGCGCAGATTTTCCTGTGGCTGGAGGGCTCCGATCTTTCCCTCTCCTTGGAAGAATGGAAGTTACCAAGCTCTAGAATCTCAATCCCGACTGTGGCTATCCCAACTCAAGAAATGGAAGAAGCCTAGATGGGATGAAAATGACATGCACTTCTATTTCATGGGAGGTGGGCACCTTGGCTCAGTGGTCAACAGCTAACATTCAGATATTCAGTGCTTCCCAGATGCCCCTCACCCTCCAGCCCTTCTTACCAAATGTGGAAGGTTGCATTAAAGACGTTGGTTTTCTTCAGCTTGTCCAGCTGCATCTGGGCATAACGCATCTGGTTTTCTACACTCTTCAGCTCATCATCCAGTTCCAGCTGTTGTCTTTTAAATTCACTGTATTCCCTTTGATACCTGTGAATAGATAAGGTGGTCATTAAAGGCTGTTAGTTTGGGGGCTAAAATTTCTCTCCCATCGCTCCTCTCAAAGACTTCTTCTAGTGATTATGGTCACTTCTAGTTGCAGCACCTTGTACATTTGGCATAGATCTCATACAAAGGAACATAGTTGCCCTAGATGTTTTGCCTGGGAGGGACAGAAATGTCCCAAATTCCAGCTGCTCATATgcaaaaaagaggaggaggacaggATGCTTCCAAACCAGGACCAGATACTTCTTGGACTCCTGGTCTTTTCCAGAAACAAGGTGAATTAGTCAATGGTGGTTTCTTCCCTGAAATGGTCTGATTGTCTATCACTTCACTTCTACATGCCTATTGTCCTTTAAATGGTTAGTGTATATCATTTCTAATGGAACTTGTTACACTACCTCatgaaaaatttaactttttctcaGTCCTCCACTCCCCCACCTTCAGTCTCCTCCACTAGACAGAGGGTTCTCTCAGGTCAAGAA from Bos mutus isolate GX-2022 chromosome 19, NWIPB_WYAK_1.1, whole genome shotgun sequence encodes:
- the CNTD1 gene encoding cyclin N-terminal domain-containing protein 1; the encoded protein is MDRPERPRLSSLSDFRFGAVATETIEDTLLHLAQQNEQAVQEAAGRMGSFRETRIVEFVFLLSEQWCLEKSVSYQAVEILERFMVKQAENICRQATIQLRGKTEPQNWRALKEQLFNKFILRLVSCVQLASKLSFHYKIISNVTVLNFLRTLGYLHTKEELLESELDVLKSLNFQINLPTPLAYVEMLLEVLGYNGCLVPATQLHATCLILLDLVYLLHEPVYESLLRASIENSTPSQLQGEKFVSVKEDFMLLAVGIIAASAFIQNHECWSQVMGHLQSITGIALESIAEFSYAILTHSVGASTPGQQQPVPPHLVARPPRSALPSTHEAGGICQI